The nucleotide window aaggaaatttggacagaattagactgctagggaggttgaAAAAACTTTACCAGACATACTTGACAGGTGACACTGAATAAAAAgacttacaaaatatatttgtaaatataaaatataaaaatttgttttatttggtttacATGATAGAATGAGGTTACTTTTGTAAACCGGAGAAGTCAGGTCCACCTTTACTGTAGTTTCCAGAGATTTCAGCTCCACTGAAGTCAAAGCCAGGGTTCTGAAATAGGTGAAACATGCaagttatttacatttgtttcctgGGTGAAGAtgctagtaaaaatgtaaatgtagccACAGTTCCTAATAACTTTTCCCCCTATTTGGGTACCGTGCAgaggacagataaaaaaaataaaataaaaaaagttgtgcttAAATTAAATTAATGGTAGCTGGGGGTGTGGACGTCTTTCCCCCCTTCCTATCTTCTTACTGTACTATTGCCATTTATTCAAGTTTAACATTTATAGTTAGCAtcataaatgcaatttttttctggctttattcaagaaaaataaaaatgttctatcATTATAGACAAACTGCGAGCAGCAGCTGCATCTTTGAGGTTCTGCAAActgtaatttaataaattgtacatacattttattttgaaagaataTGTACCAGGGAGGTGCTGGATTATTTTCATGGCCAGCATCCCACacaattgtgtataaaaaatacacagcatttaATACACTTGGtgattttctttagtttttgcaCACATTACAACTCACATTTTAGGCATAAAGATTAGAACATGGTTGCTGTTGTGACTCTCCTATGGTTTTTCTTGTGACTTTTTGCTACAGCTTATCAAAACTCCTTTTTTGTTGCAGTGTTTCAGTTGCGAGAATCCTTTGCATTGTGGAATTTCCATTTATGTATCGATAAATGTTACAATCACAGCGTATCAGTGGGATAAAAAAGTAGCATTCAAATTAAATACAAGTAGACTTACAGTACATTGTAAGATAAAGGATACATACCATACAATTGGTGCTTGCCACAATGTAGGAGTCATAACATTCCACACCAAAGAAAAAGCCAGGAAAGTATGGAAAAATAGAGCAAGAGGAATAAAGGGATAGAGAGGACGTCCGTCCTAGAATAACTCTTTGAGGTGCTAGTCCATTACTGGCGAGAGTGTAACTTTATTCAATCATAGCACAAAATTCCAAAGACTCTGTGAAGACCATCCAGACTGATCATGTTTGAATGTATACCTCATAACAATGGGGTAGTTGCGCCATCAGCGACCCCATATGTTGTATATGGAATAATTCAGCTGCCCAGTCACCGAGTGTAGGTACCCTAGTCAGCCCCCAATATTGAGGAATACTGGCTCTGGCAGCTGCAAGAAAAACCATAAGAAGCACCTCCTGGCTGAGGACACAGATCTGAGTATGGCCAACAATAACCCAATGGAAGGGTCAAAAGGGATGGAGGCCCACCCGGTTATACAGGTGGAACGCTGGACTCCAAAAATTATTAATACAGGGGCATTGCCACCAGATATAGTACCTGGAGCCTGTCTCCCCGCTACTCCTCCAACAGAGGTCTGTAACCTGTGGAAACATTCTGTGCAGAACAGAAGGGCACCGATACCACCAGCACAGAACTTTAAAGCTGTTTTCCTGTGTAGCAATAGCTCAGCTAGCCCGGGTGAAGTCCTTACCCAAATCACATTCCCATGCCCTCACATAATAAGAGGGACGAGGTCAAATCTGCTGTAGCAATTTTAGATATATTTGGGAAATCAGCTGAGTAGGCAAAGAGATCTGAGCACTCAAAGGGGGTAAGGTAGAAAGAGCTGTCGGGTCATTCTAGATGCTTAAAGGACACCATCAAGAGAGATTGGTTCAGGCTATTAGCAAgctaaaaaactgaaatacaggCCAAAACAGTGAAAATGTGTAATACCTCTCTTTGAAATCTTTCTAATGTCAGCTTCTTTTGCATCTCATCCTGAAGCCATGGATCTGCAGAGTATTCTCCTTCCAGCAACGAGGGCCAGCAATTGCCTGCGTCCCGGTTGGACTTAGTTAATACTATTCTTATAAGTTTTTTGTCctctttaaaggaaaaataaaaaataacaaaattaaacatgGTGGCTACAAAAGTTGGTGGAATGTCACATTAAATTTGACATGTTCTGCTTTGTTGGAAATGTTTTTCTCCATTTCTAATAAGAAACAAAGCATTAGCTTTTTATTTCAGTCACCACAGAATATGTCATGATGATAGCCCAAGAAAAGAATAGAAGGTGTGAAAATTTGTGGAAGCCCCCTGTTCTAACTACATAATCCAGTCCCTTGACGAGAAAAGCCTGACActcattaaaactgaaaaagcagTTTAGATAAGCTTGACaaccatatttattattacagaattattccagttgaatgtgactaattatTCCTCGCTAATCAGCCAAAACGGATTTGTCATCTGTGTTTGTTAAAGTGTATGCATAGCCAAAactattctttttagttttaaatagtgTAGAGATGGTGAAACCCctgctaggttttttttttttctgttttatactgACATGCTCATAAAACTTCACCACAAGGACTACTAACGTGGGAGACTTCTCTTCAAATCATGTTTTAAACGGAGGGGAactcaatatttaaaacaaactctGGAACTGGTGTCCTCATTGGATTTCCCTGTACTTTTTGATCTGGGGACAACTAACATTTTTAATTCCTCTTACCCCACATTCTAGTTCATTGATAATGGTCATTGGGACAAACAAAATGGTTAATTCCCTTGatggagagagggagagggagagcaaataaataaaaaaaaaagactgtgggTCTAACATTCCGCTATGTGTATGCATACACTAATTGTAGCtagctgctttgtttttttttttgagcaactACTTacaatgtatctatttttttcctttttacacagGGGTTGCAAAATAAACCCTGAGAGCAGCAAATTAATGGTAATTTTTTGagctgaatgaaaaaataaagaggcCCAATACAGCGATATTGAATAAAATTCAatagctaacattttttttaagataatgtcAAATTATTCTGTAGTCTTGCAGCTCTAACACATTATGGGTCAACACTATGTACCCAGCTGGGGATCCACATCCATATGGGAGAAGGTAAACAGTGACTACAGTCAAAAAGGGCTTCCAAGGAAAGCAGATTCTTTTAGGTAGTTCTACTTTATGATTCCACTCCAGTAAACGGCACCAGCAGAAGATACACTCCAGTGTAAAAGACCACAGTGTATGTGTATGGTGTTACTACTTTATCGGTTCCTGTGGAGGGGCTACATGTGCTGTGCATACCACAATTATAAAAAGCTTTAAtcagatatttattataaatgtttttgagcttcacaatgacaatatgctTTGGTTAGGACTGATCGTTTTCATACGGCTCGTCCAAactgaagtgaaaaaaaaaaaaaaaaaacttatttgtaAGAAAAGCTTTTCCCCTACAGTAAAATTGAATCACTATAAGGGCTACACATAGGTCACAAGCtagcagtaataaaaacatttttttatttagaagatgCATTCTCACCTAAAGTCCATGTACTTTCATCACTTATTGTTGAATCATAAAGACgtccctaaagaaaaaaaaaaacaaaacaaaacaaacagaataaaatacccAAAACCAACAACATACCTTGTCCTAAAAATAAACAACGCTTGGGCTACACCTAGATATGCCTACAGGTCCTTTCACATAGCTTataccagcggtcaccaactggtggtccgcagaaaaatgtgaacattattttcaatttttatgttttattaataataaaacaaaaataatattctattaaatgcttatattctgaatgacaattttcaccgtTATATTGCAcgaaattcacaaactgtaccaAAGGCAGAagaacaagggaggcgcagcgcgacgtcagtgtagtattaagaggcaaccgttgccgagctgtacgcttcagtattgtttccaccattacaccagtcaccccgctccgtgaataccgattctcatccgattgtattattttatttgtttttttctcagatgctcttttaggtaagtatgaccttaaccacctgggcgttacactgatgtctagatttctgtaccaaaagcgttacaggttttcattaaatttttttttttaaattgtagacctgtgacttacagaaatatgtctgaataggggtctagtagatacaatgaatataaaaaatgtttgaaacacacaatcatgtaaaaaaaaaaaaaattacttttaataaaattaaaggaaaaacacaaaattcagcttaaacaagaatacataaataaatgaaaaatactgaaaatgcgataattcggtatactgtatagtaatatattttttctaaaacacctccctagtgtccgtcacatacctatagacaaaaccacataaatatattttctattattttgtattggattggatacaggactttgtattcaatccaatacaaaatgagaacaaaattcaaactcttaattacgtattggattgaatacaaactcctgtatccaatccaatacaaaatgaatgaatgagtttcaatttgaatttcccgcacacgcgctgacgtcatcgcgcacgcacgcacaagaagccggacgactttttttttcctccgccggccggcttcttgtttcagagagcacccggcgctggaagaagaacgacgcgggacgatcagcgggaccaggtaagaggccggccggcatcttgtgttccgccggccggcatcttgtgttccggcGGAACACAACATGcaggccggcggaacacaagatgccggccggcatcttaccggtcccgctggtataggagacggcacccgacgctggagagggagatcgacgctggaggatgacgctggaacacggacccgacgctggatgagcacagcgggaccaggtgagattttaatatagtgagaaaagtacggggttaacgataattgcaacttttttttgcacggaaaagtacgggcttaacggttgggaggttaactgtgtattttctttaactgttaaatttaatagcatcaaatagtttgactttgataactatcaatcatgtttggtcttagattcgaatgaactaaacccataatgagtgagaataagcaaacaaaatattttgcattttgttagtattaccaaaaataatgtaactaatgataatagtaacaacagtATTACTTaacacttaactgtgagctgatcaatgaatcagagcctccacagtccttgtcaggcaccattaggaagatcattattctacaaatgtatatatatttaaaaaaaaaaaatcatattattggtctgcgggatttaaaatgaatttattgatacctgaggtccgaaaggttggcaatcatggctttttgtatttttgctggGGTGCCTGGGGCAACAACGCCAGCATGTACAGGAATTGCATCACCTGGGGCCAAAGAGGATCTCTGTGCACAAAGTATTTGCTGCAATAAtcaccttcacttttttcaatgcagggctttattttttcttcctagatgtcctcagtccaaTGGGGGGCATCATTCAACTTACTTTTACAGAGCCCAGGTCATCATGGATCTGCTTATTGAACAGTGAAAAAAAGCAATGCTTCTTTGATGAACCCATCTCACCAGTCACTCCTATAAGCATTTGAACTGCTTCTTCTCACTCCCCAACACTGCTGTACAATGCCAGCACTAGGCTAACAAGAGGTTGAATGGAGGTATTAACCTTGCTTAGAGTTCAGTGTTTAGTAATTTAAAACTATCCCCAGAATcacaaattataatttattagcattttcCTCGCCCTTTTTAGTGAACTATATCaaataaggaaagaaagaaagatgggctTGTGGCAAGGTATGTATAaatcaaaaaccaaaaataattttaatggcaAATATTTGTATCTAAATCTAACAGAGACCCACTAcaccaggggtgccaaactcaaataccCAGAGGGCGGAAagtaaaaacttagaccaagtcaggagccaaacttgaaatttattgaaaaaactgaggaagtttactactttatccataactaacaaaaacaaacccctctacacacactttatggttgaaaagactcatttctgtatatttaagcagcctgtgtgttgttcatcctctcatcacaggtttgtctgacactaaatattacacaatgcagtctctaatggattgaaacaaacacagtgcccctggtagtcaggcaccatgtgatcattgcctaggctttgtgtcacatgatgggtgtacagtaattatgtctatgtattgcatgtaactgcatgtattgaaaatgatgtaAGGTGATAACGCAGCTGGGCGGGctagatgtagttcattttcagaattttttgggGGCCATAAAAAGAACCTTGAggaccagatttggcccgcgggccagagtttaacacctgggccagagtttgacacccctacacTACACGGTGTTCAAAATTTGACAGAGGTCTCCTATACAGTGTACCTAATTCTCGCCATTAGGGAATGCACATGAGGTTCAATAAGTACATCCAACAATTATCTTGTAACCCAACGCGTTTGCTCGTTTGAGCTTCCTCATGGGATTGCTTGAGACTATACTACATCATAGATAATATagacaatacagatatttccatTTAAAACTGGTGACATTTTCAACAGTATCATATACAGTTATTAATACACACTTGTTTACCAAGGATTTATAGGATTGATTATAAGCCGCTTGGGTGAAGAAGCATAAGAAGACATTAAGTGTGCTGGGACATAGTTGTccaataaaaacttttacaagTAAGGTAAACAAGTAAGTCTGTATATGATACTGTCGGGATACGAGATAATTGTTGGATGTACTTTTTGAACCCCATGTGCATTCCCTATTATGGGGAAAATGATGTACTCATACTGTATAGGGGACCCTGTACAGGAGACAAGGTCACTGTTAGACTTAGATACAAGTATTTGccattaaaattatgttttatttttgatttatacaAACCTTGCTGCAagcccatctttctttctttccttatttGATATAgttgcttggagttcagtttttagTGAATGATCCTCAGTCCACATTGGATTTTGAAGCTACAATAGGTgaaaggtacactttaaagagaccctgtcaccaaattCAAACATAGGGAGGAGGACAGGTGAGCAACACATTCCGACAATCATCAATCTACCAGGGAATATTGATGAACATCAGGGAACCTTTGTACccatcagatttttgcccaagacaaacaAGACTATTAGTTTCAGGCACCAATCATCTTAGGGTCTATAAGATTTATATGTTATTGCTGTTTAAGCTTTCTGAGAGTGTCTAAATACTGTCATTCTAATATAGAGGTTATACTTGAATATTATAAATTAGTACAACATCCATAAAGGGGGTGCCCAGCAGCACTAGTATGACTTGTGGTTGTCTGAGGCTaggcttttataaataaattatgcacATAGGATAATGTTAATGAATAAAGAATCTGGTGACATGGTCTTCTACCtcaaatgacaggttcactttaaagccttGGTTGCACAGGGATACCACAAGTCCCTCCCCCTTACATTCCACCAATCAGAGAGCCCAGAAGCACCTCTAGGATTTGCTTGTCCCGCACAGTCAATGATATGTCTCTGATTCCCAGTCTACAGCGGACATCTCGGCTCTGTGTGCCAGGCGGAACCTCCACCTCAATGAACACCTCCTCCATGGTCTGGTACCAGCAGCCCCACGGAGTTTTACACGGCACTACCCCACTTCTCTCATCGAAGTTCACCGACATCCCGGCTGGAAAAGACTAGAAGCTAACGCACATGCGTAGTCTCCTTTCTGTGGAACCACATTTCCCATTATACACTGCTTCTGAAGTATCACGTGATACAGCCTAATTTGCCCTAGTCATTGCACAGGATCGCCTTTATTGGCTGGTAACAAGCCGTCCTTCTTTTTGTGATTGGACTAGAGTTCAAACTTGAGGCGCTACCCGGTAGTGATCGCTGATTGGTACAGATTTCTGTGCGCAGTGTTTAAAAGAGGAATTTGTAGCTGAGATTGTGTGGATTGAATATTACGGCGATAGCAACCATGTCCTTCCCGAAGGCGCCTATCAAAAGGTTTAATGAGACTGTTGGTAAGTACAGCCATGTATTTGCCCTTTATTATCACCTACTGTAGTTTGTGTTTCAGGGGAACATGTACTGACACAGGGCGAGGGGGCACCATGACTCCAGGTATAGCACCTGTATGTAGTTACATAGGACATGGTTGTGTCATAAGACATGGTCCTATAACTCCATCAAACCCCCAGGGACataacatcccagatataaaaccctctgACCCAGAGGGAAGTGAAACCCCTGCTACAATTTACTCcaagaggggggaaaaaaatccttcctgattccatgagccaataggatgttccctggattattGGCCattgttaattttactttaattccccttgcggtattcctgagtgtgactccaGGTGGATTGTACCTGCAAAAATAATCCTGAGTCACCTTTGGGgctgctaaaaacaataaaaaacccaacTTGCCTTGTTCCTTTGGTGTCCTGCCCGTCTTTCTTTGATCTACTCCCGGCCTcaggggtttcctggtgatgtcggttcGTGTGGGAGctgcggtgggaaattcaaataattttgtatttgattcaatacaaaataatgagtccaatacaaagaagtctttataatatatatgctactgtacagttatattacaggtttcagtgtTTTATGCAccctaattttacttttattttatttgtattttttattttgatttaagtttattaataaatattgcagatattttggtgagttatgcctaaaaattataaaccttaaataaatttccatgccaaacaatgtaatgctttttgcatgaaagtatggacagaattagaatgccaggggggttaaagccttaatacccagttatattctgtgcttctagaaattatccagcaatctatagtagttgctgaaactacttcctgagggagccgattccacattttcacagaccttactgtgaagaatcccttccttatctggagatttaactttttgttttttcctccagtcagagtgccctcttgttctttgtaatgatcttggtgaataattgggaagagaattctctataggTAGACATTGAAAGTTCttgtactgaaaaaaagaaatcctcTCCCTGCTCCTGGTGGCTTATTTCCTCTTACAGTGCATAGGATGTCACCTGGTTCTGATTCTTGGTAGTGCCCAGTGTAGCCTGATTTGCCAGGGACTGACCGCTGCATGCATCATCAATGGTCAAAGAGGATCTTGGATGACCCAGAAGTGTCACCAGCGGACATACTGTCTTTTAGGGATGTATCATTGTCAGAATTATGGACTGATATCAGTGCAGAGCACTAATATGAAGGTAGATGTGTGCCCTAAGCAGAAAGTATTCTCTACACCTGAACTTTGTCTGCTTTAACATTATGGACAgcttgtgtgcttttttttttttttaacttcctgtccCTAAGATGTAACAGGAAGCAAGGAGAAGTTCCCTCTTAAACTTATTCCCGTTGGCGTACTTCTTGTTCTAGGTACATCTCTAAAAATGTAGGATTCCCGTTGCCAGTGGTGACTGGTACACATACATGGGTTACTCTGCCCCATGGCAGTAAAGCATAACAGATGGTCAAACCTCCAttttaaacattgtgtttttctagaccttttttttatttttgaactattGCTAGGAGCTAgaagtgtttttattgctgcaacCTATCCCCGCATTCCTAGCAATTTTTCTATTTAGATTGTGCACTGCACATGTATAGGAAGGAGTTAATATGCCACAATGCTGTATACAGGATTTTGGTCTTGTTCCTGACTGCTTAGGAGTTGGTAAAAGGAAGCACAGTGTAAGCAGGATGAAGTGGGTATTGAACTGGGTTGAATACTTGCAATGGCTAGGAAGGAGTGACATGGCATGGTGACACATGAGCTACTGCTTaagtaacttatttttttttttttcccagaatgtTGTTCCCCTGTGTTAAGACTTACAATTCAGAacctctaattattattattatgttttaatccAGGTTGTGCTCCTGCTCCAGGATCGTATGATGTAAAGATGGCTGATGGTCCCAAGGGACCCGTGTCATTTGAGAAATCTCAAAGgttcagaggaaaagaaaaaggtgtGTTATGTTTTGATAATGCTGTGATCAAATGAACTTGTCCTATATCTTGTATTGATTTCAGAATGTAACATTCTGTCTTGAAATTTGTGCTATGCTAAAGTTGAGCTATCTACATGTTGCCAATAAAACATGTGCATGTAAATGAAATGTGTACTTACACCTGACAGAAGTACCTACAGATTCCTTTGTATCAACTTCCCTGCATGACGCTGCTTAGAATGGGAGGGAATGTTGCCAATCCCTCTTCTTTTCTGAGTGTACTTATTTATAGTAAAGTGTCCCAAATTATGAGGAAGGCACACAGATAgaattcttccaaaaaaaaacacaatcgaTTTATCAACTAAAAGCTGTAAGTCCTCCCGGcttaaattaaattgtaaagctttttttttggggagggggtgcagcagtatgtgcagaaggggTTTTTTCCTTCTCACCAAGATGGATtacaggacagcgtgggaccaaAATCTAGAGCAGTGGCAgtcaaccttttggacctcatggaccgtGCAGTGAGCCATTTCACTtaagagtgatgtcatgatgccagaacttgcccatTCGTTCATCAGTTTAAAGCATTAATGTTCCTGCAAACAGTAAGCGATTAAAAAGGATAGAGGATATAAAAAGAAAGTGACAATGTTTTTCTGTCTAATTAGAATGCTAAAGTGACTTGGAGACTGCTATTGCTACCTCCCATTTAACAATTCTTAGTTTCCTGTTTAATATGTCTGCCCTCTTGCTTTAATGCTGCCTGAAAcctgaataaaacataaaaataaggaTTTCTGACTTGGGACAAacttgcattttatataaatgagGTAGTCCTTTCTGAATTTAGGTAGGTGGGTATAGGTGAGCTAACCATAGTATAGATTTGTGCAGCCAAATCAGGGACCCAGAGAGTGTAACCCCCACACCTACCCAGCCTAAATCTAAATTTATGTTGTATGAAGGTAGAGCATATTTGTAGGAACTAAGAGGCCCTGCTCTTTAGAACACAATGGGAAGGCACTAGTAAATTGGATGAATAACAGTCCAGTTTTCCTTACCACAACATTAGTATCATtgctttttatatgtaaaatgtttgctttgatgTCAGGTTTAATTGTTCGTTTTACCAGACGTTTGATTTGTCTAGGTTCCAATGGTGAAGGTCAAGCAGACACTGAGAGAGACGAACCAACATCTCCTGTGCGGCTGCGCAAACATTCTTTGCATGGATCTACGGTAACTATTTTTAACCTTCTGAattatttgtattacaaatattgcattcTAATAAAGATTTTTCTGAAATGatccttgtaaaaatgtttatcatgACAACATATCTGAA belongs to Pyxicephalus adspersus chromosome 2, UCB_Pads_2.0, whole genome shotgun sequence and includes:
- the NUDCD2 gene encoding nudC domain-containing protein 2, encoding MSVNFDERSGVVPCKTPWGCWYQTMEEVFIEVEVPPGTQSRDVRCRLGIRDISLTVRDKQILEGRLYDSTISDESTWTLEDKKLIRIVLTKSNRDAGNCWPSLLEGEYSADPWLQDEMQKKLTLERFQRENPGFDFSGAEISGNYSKGGPDFSGLQK